A stretch of Myxocyprinus asiaticus isolate MX2 ecotype Aquarium Trade chromosome 42, UBuf_Myxa_2, whole genome shotgun sequence DNA encodes these proteins:
- the LOC127432607 gene encoding septin-5, whose amino-acid sequence MVAGESGLGKSTLVSSLFLTDLYKDRKLLNAEERINQTVEIIKHIVDIEEKGVKLKLTIVDTPGFGDAVNNTECWKAITDYVDQQFEQYFRDESGLNRKNIQDNRVHCCLYFIPPFGHGLRPVDVEFMKALQDKVNVVPLISKADCLTPAEMRKMKDRVREEIEKFGIKVYQFPDCDSDEDEEFKQQDRELKECTPFAVIGSNTIVDVKGQRVRGRLYPWGIVEVENQSHCDFVKLRNVLIRSHMHDLKDITCDVHYENYRAQCIQQMTSKLAQDNRVESPIPILPLSTPDVETEKLIKMKDEELRRMQEMLQKMQQQMHEQDL is encoded by the exons ATGGTGGCAG GGGAGTCCGGTCTGGGAAAGTCCACCCTGGTCAGCAGCTTGTTCCTCACAGATTTATACAAGGACAGAAAACTACTGAACGCTGAAG agCGCATTAATCAGACAGTGGAGATCATCAAACACATTGTTGACATTGAGGAAAAAGGTGTTAAGCTGAAATTGACCATTGTGGACACACCAGGTTTTGGAGACGCCGTTAATAATACAGAGTG ctggaaagccattactgacTATGTCGACCAGCAGTTTGAGCAGTATTTTCGAGATGAAAGCGGCTTGAACAGAAAGAATATCCAGGATAACCGTGTACATTGCTGCCTGTACTTCATCCCTCCGTTTGGACATGG TTTGCGGCCAGTAGATGTGGAGTTTATGAAGGCACTGCAGGACAAGGTCAACGTGGTTCCACTCATTTCCAAGGCTGACTGTCTGACACCAGCGGAGATGAGGAAGATGAAGGACAGG GTGAGAGAGGAAATTGAGAAGTTTGGAATCAAAGTGTACCAGTTCCCAGACTGCGATTCCGATGAGGATGAGGAGTTTAAACAACAGGACCGAGAACTGAAG GAGTGCACCCCATTTGCCGTGATTGGGAGCAACACAATAGTGGATGTCAAAGGTCAACGTGTGAGAGGGAGACTTTACCCATGGGGCATTGTGGAAG TGGAGAATCAGTCCCATTGTGATTTCGTCAAGCTGAGAAACGTGTTGATTCGCTCACACATGCATGACCTGAAAGACATTACATGTGACGTGCACTACGAAAACTACCGGGCACAGTGCATACAGCAAATGACAAG CAAACTGGCCCAGGATAATCGTGTGGAGAGCCCCATCCCTATACTACCACTGTCCACCCCTGATGTAGAGACAGAGAAGCTAATAAAGATGAAAGATGAAGAG TTGCGGAGAATGCAGGAGATGCTTCAGAAAATGCAACAGCAGATGCACGAAC